The Carassius carassius chromosome 16, fCarCar2.1, whole genome shotgun sequence genome window below encodes:
- the LOC132159626 gene encoding SLAM family member 5-like, with the protein MVFRAFFCLCLWLLGGVSDVYSDERVISVMEGDSVTLNTDVTELKKDDQILWSFRFHSSETRIAEIYKQIISIYDNKENNERFRDRLKIDEQTGSLTITNINKLHSGLYKLQIISGEIKLKSFSVAVYGILPVPVIIRDSSQHFSSSSSSSSSVSRCVLLCSVVNVSAVTLSWYKGNSLLSSISVSDLSISLSLPLEVEYQDNNTYSCVINNPITNQTTHLDVTQHCQPNSESNQTSLLLVVFLLVLLLLVIPAVVVMMICRRRNYIQAKQEGKFYIQLNI; encoded by the exons ATGGTGTTTCgtgcatttttttgtttatgtctCTGGCTTTTGGGAG GTGTGTCTGATGTTTATTCAGATGAAAGAGTGatatcagtgatggagggagattctgtcactttAAACACTGATGTTACTGAACTAAAGAAAGATGACCAGATACTGTGGTCATTTAGATTTCACAGTTCAGAGACTCGTATCGCTGAAATCTATAAACAGATCATCTCTATATATGATAATAAAGAGAAtaatgagagattcagagacagactaaAGATAGATGAGCAGAcaggatctctgaccatcacaaacatcaacAAATTACACTCTGGACTTTATAAACTACAGATCATCAGTGGAGAGATTAAACTCAAGAGCTTCAGTGTCGCTGTCTATG gcATTCTGCCTGTTCCTGTCATAATCAGAGACTCTTCACAAcatttttcatcatcatcatcatcatcatcatcagtgtccAGATGTGTGCTGTTGTGTTCAGTTGTGAATGTGAGtgctgtgactctctcctggtacaaaggaaacagtttattgtccagcatcagtgtgtctgatctcagcatcagtctctctctacctctggaggtggaatatcaggataacaacacctacagctgtgtgatcaacaatcccatcacaaaccagaccacacatctggacGTCACTCAACATTGTCAGCCAAATTCAG AATCCAACCAGACTTCTCTTCTTCTAGTTGTGTTTCTCTTGGTCTTGCTGCTGTTAGTGATCCCAGCTGTAGTTGTGATGATGATCTGTCGACGCAGAAACTATATACAAGCCAAACAAGAGGGTAAGTTTTACATACAACTAAATATATAG